The window GGCCCGCTACGGCTACCTGCTGGCCTCGCTGCGCCTGCGCGCCGCGGCCGGCACCCTGGGCAGTGACGACGTCAACCGCCTGGCATCGTACTTCCGCTGACCTAACCCGCAACCCCCTGCCGGCGGCCACGTGGCGCCGGCTTTTTTATCATAAGAGGAATCATGAGCAATAACGAACTTGAAATCAGCACCGGCGGCGTCAGCTATAAAGTGTCCGAACTGTCCCAGGAAGCGCAACAGCAAGTTGCCAACCTGCGCTTCGTGGAATCCGAAATGGCGCGCCTGAAC of the Massilia violaceinigra genome contains:
- a CDS encoding DUF6447 family protein translates to MSNNELEISTGGVSYKVSELSQEAQQQVANLRFVESEMARLNAQLAIYETARGTYKSVLKDLLPKTAQ